From Uloborus diversus isolate 005 unplaced genomic scaffold, Udiv.v.3.1 scaffold_277, whole genome shotgun sequence, a single genomic window includes:
- the LOC129233238 gene encoding zinc finger BED domain-containing protein 5-like has translation MDKFLKRSSELSTSSGSSGIKKKRLYDENYLKFGFTVIDNKPQCVICFEILSRESMKPSKLVRHLNTKHPNEKNKPVEFFERKLKALEHQKTAIGQMSNLNEKALLASYRVAFRVAKAGKPHTIAENLILPAALDIAEIMFGKQEIEKLKSIPLSDNTIQRRISNMATDVRDQVIEKIKKSSFVSLQFDESTDIAGCAQFVAFVRFESNEKLIEEILFCKTLPTNTTGQCLHDIFIEATQDMNIDWAQKCIAICSDGAKAMTGAKSGFIARLKEQMPNACWMHCFLHRQALAAKTLPQEYSQVLHIIISIVNSIKGKALQTRLFRLICDDMGALHRNLLYHTEVRWLSKGKVLTRVMELRAELLVYLQQAKSHYSEFISDPEFLLKLAFLSDLFEHLNNLNKSLQGRDENVITAKDKLHAFIKKIEFWSSSINQNNFDSFSSTQSFIEEVGSEININSYISGMKMVLDNLKKELCHYFSVQEISDSTGQRWILNPFLNAAINEANLATKLKENLPMGCYNWNSSLKIWIPFG, from the coding sequence atggataaatttctgaaaagatcATCAGAACTATCAACGTCTAGCGGGAGTAGTGGAATAAAGAAAAAACGTCTTTATGACgagaattatttgaaatttgggtTTACTGTGATTGACAATAAACCGCAGTGCgtaatttgctttgaaattttgtcaagagAAAGCATGAAGCCATCGAAGTTGGTACGCCACCTAAACACAAAACatcctaatgaaaaaaataaacccgtggaattttttgagcgaaaattaaaagctcttgaACATCAAAAAACTGCTATAGGACAAATGTCCAACCTAAATGAGAAAGCGTTGCTTGCTAGTTATCGAGTAGCTTTTCGTGTGGCTAAAGCAGGAAAACCTCACACTATcgccgaaaatttgattttaccagCGGCTTTAGATATAGCAGAGATTATGTTTGGCAAGCAAGAGATCGAAAAGCTCAAAAGTATACCTCTCTCTGACAATACTATTCAACGCCGGATAAGCAATATGGCGACTGATGTTCGTGATCAAgtcatagaaaaaataaagaaaagttcttTTGTGTCCTTGCAATTTGATGAATCAACGGATATTGCGGGTTGTGCGCAGTTTGTAGCTTTTGTGCGTTTTGAatccaatgaaaaattaattgaagaaataCTATTTTGCAAGACACTTCCCACAAATACTACAGGTCAATGCTTGCATGACATATTCATTGAAGCTACGCAAGATATGAATATCGATTGGGCACAAAAATGCATTGCTATTTGTAGTGACGGAGCAAAAGCCATGACTGGTGCGAAGAGTGGATTTATTGCTAGACTGAAAGAACAGATGCCAAACGCTTGTTGGATGCACTGCTTTCTCCATCGCCAAGCTCTTGCAGCCAAAACCTTGCCACAAGAATACAGTCAAGTTCtacatattattattagtattgtaaATTCTATTAAAGGAAAAGCGTTGCAGACTCGATTGTTTCGACTCATTTGTGATGATATGGGGGCTCTCCACCGAAATTTGCTTTACCATACAGAGGTTAGGTGGTTATCGAAAGGCAAAGTACTGACCAGAGTTATGGAACTTCGCGCTGAACTATTAGTATATTTACAGCAAGCCAAGTCACATTACTCTGAATTCATTTCTGACCCGGAATTCCTTTTGAAACTGGCTTTTCTTTCGGACTTATTTGAGCATTTAAATAACTTGAATAAAAGTCTTCAAGGGCGGGATGAAAATGTCATTACAGCAAAAGACAAACTCCATgcctttatcaaaaaaattgaattctggtcATCATCTATAAATCAAAACAACTTTGATTCATTTTCGTCGACACAGTCTTTCATTGAAGAAGTCGGAAGCGAGATAAACATCAATTCATATATATCTGGTATGAAAATGGTGTTAGATAATTTGAAGAAAGAATTATGTCATTACTTCTCAGTGCAAGAGATATCGGATAGCACTGGGCAAAGATGGATCTTAAATCCGTTTTTAAATGCAGCTATAAATGAGGCGAATTTAGCAACTAAGCTCAAAGAGAATCTGCCGATGGGATGTTACAATTGGAATTCAAGTCTGAAAATTTGGATACCttttggttaa